In Aspergillus nidulans FGSC A4 chromosome II, a single window of DNA contains:
- a CDS encoding gamma-glutamyltransferase (transcript_id=CADANIAT00004953), which yields MSPSPSLSLSRLLRLSVCTTLCLVLVVFHVPSVLPSPLDSYDRYTRAHKYERSAEAHDGKRGAVASESAICSRHGTDIILMGGNAADALGRLLIPVDGSDDALCWGRCIDLGMYHSGIGGGGFMLVKSPDGSFEYIDFRETAPAAAYETMFNNLTDASTLGGLASGVPGELRGLELLHSKYGSLPWSVLVQPAINTARNGFPVGQDLVRYMDSAVGDGEDFLVNDPSFAVDFAPNGERVKLGDTITRKRYAKTLETIAAEGPDAFYSGPIAEYTIKALQAANGTMTLEDLRNYTAVVRDYSQINYRGYQVTSTTTPSSGSVAMNILKVLDTYEPLFTPENVNLSTHRLDEAMRFAYGLRTVLGDPGFVDGMSEYERDMISQQTADEIHSKISDLRTQNVSAYDPAGIESLETPGTSHIATIDRSGLAVSAITTINLLFGSRIVVPETGVIMNNEMDDFSVPGSSNSFGYIPSEANYIRPGKRPLSSCTPAIVTHPNGTTFFIAGSAGGSRIITATVQNIIHAVDEGLSAAEALARPRLHDQLIPNQVAFEYAYDNSTVAFMAARGHNVTWMAPGTSTAQAIRVLPNGTFEAAGEPRQLDAGGFAV from the exons atgtcgccgtcgccatcgcTGTCGTTATCGCGCCTTTTGAGGTTATCCGTCTGTACCACGCTCTGTCTAGTGCTGGTCGTTTTCCACGTGCCCAGTGTCCTTCCGTCACCGTTGGACTCGTACGATCGTTACACTCGCGCCCATAAATATGAGCGATCTGCAGAGGCTCATGATGGAAAGAGGGGTGCCGTCGCGAGTGAGAGCGCGATTTGCAGTAGGCATGGCACGGATATTATCCTGATGGGCGGGAacgctgctgatgct TTGGGACGACTGCTGATTCCGGTAGATGGTAGCGACGATGCTTTGTGTTGGGGTCGTTG CATCGACCTAGGGATGTACCACAGCGGCATTGGAGGCGGCGGCTTCATGCTTGTCAAATCTCCCGATGGCTCCTTTGAGTACATTGATTTCCGGGAAACCGCCCCGGCGGCGGCCTATGAGACAATGTTCAATAATTTGACTGACGCATCCACGCTTGGTGGGCTGGCAAG CGGCGTCCCTGGTGAACTCCGCGGCCTGGAACTCCTCCACAGCAAGTACGGCTCGCTTCCCTGGTCTGTGCTGGTACAGCCGGCGATAAACACCGCGCGCAATGGGTTCCCCGTCGGCCAGGACCTGGTCCGGTACATGGATTCCGCGgtcggcgacggcgaagacttCCTTGTTAATGATCCCTCTTTCGCCGTCGACTTTGCGCCTAACGGTGAGCGCGTCAAGCTTGGGGATACCATTACGCGGAAACGGTATGCGAAAACGCTTGAAACAATTGCGGCCGAGGGCCCGGACGCCTTCTACTCGGGTCCGATCGCCGAGTACACGATCAAAGCGCTCCAAGCTGCCAATGGTACTATGACGTTGGAAGACCTGCGCAACTATACTGCCGTTGTACGGGATTACTCGCAGATCAATTACCGTGGGTATCAGGTTACGAGCACGACTACGCCGTCGAGTGGGAGCGTTGCGATGAATATCCTTAAGGTCCTGGATACATATGAGCCGCTGTTTACGCCAGAGAATGTCAATTTGAGTACTCATCGGTTGGATGAGGCGATGCGGTTTGCGTATGGTCTG CGGACCGTACTTGGAGACCCAGGCTTTGTTGACGGAATGAGCGAGTACGAAAGGGATATGATCTCCCAGCAGACTGCCGATGAGATCCACTCAAAAATCTCCGACCTTCGCACACAGAATGTATCTGCCTATGACCCAGCTGGGATCGAGAGTTTGGAAAC ACCAGGAACATCCCATATCGCCACAATCGACCGCTCTGGCCTTGCCGTCTCGGCCATCACCACCATTAACCTTCTCTTCGGCAGCAGAATCGTCGTGCCGGAGACGGGCGTCATAATGAACAACGAGATGGACGACTTCTCCGTCCCCggctcctccaactcctttgGATACATCCCTTCCGAAGCGAACTACATCCGGCCAGGCAAGCGCCCTTTATCCAGCTGCACCCCTGCAATCGTTACGCACCCCAACGGCACAACCTTTTTCATCGCAGGGTCTGCAGGCGGCAGTCGAATCATCACCGCCACCGTGCAAAACATTATCCACGCCGTGGATGAGGGCTTATCTGCCGCTGAGGCGCTTGCCAGACCGCGATTGCATGATCAGTTGATCCCGAACCAGGTCGCGTTTGAGTATGCGTACGATAACTCGACTGTTGCATTCATGGCCGCACGCGGGCATAATGTTACGTGGATGGCGCCTGGAACTAGTACGGCGCAGGCGATTAGGGTCTTGCCAAATGGGACGTTTGAAGCGGCAGGGGAGCCGAGACAATTGGATGCTGGGGGCTTCGCGGTCTAA
- a CDS encoding putative pre-mRNA splicing factor (transcript_id=CADANIAT00004954), which produces MARIGREEKGISPFFYFAKSVPCKPKTKSRKKTTSRTSTNNRAVKEPTNLLITKAELSDNAQVNFNKKELESVPKPILLPSFGGNPDNGKHEGRGGDINLDADPLNSTDFDDDTYSPLLRFICEHSFMRNKHYPVSLSSRQQFVRDVHEEAGELGYKEKEVNRVLLDIKRYYLKSVGSAAAFSEGIEFGDEIDDSDPASHESEVPSSSDQQTFKQKRDEALTRADSLVGKRLVNTTSLSRRTALTPCDALDHDDVAEEGKLSKFQKKRKRKRERRQSSDQPYSEAHKGARKTAITVDLESAKVASLNKSEKPLICGKGKMQEEPRNWSKKKIQRTARRQSSQSSIEVRDCRTDDLPGVTTGNEVRSKYFMHSNIGDLKNGRAAEIESSPLVRKHRSMPDHVLSMAEDMGMLSDILLSDSTLSDVPSDIDSFPNSPRASPDRSLSLQRCLTESLEEVTGIPSEPVTPTRCVIPCDAMEHTPHPFDLSLDRILIPEKRPRLKPTRISRYFQRPFVNEDSCLPFPPIDAPNFGLVQEQLAHDPFRLLLATIFLNRTRGGVALPILFQVFDRYPTIEAMAVANPHELVSMIHRLGFQNQRARKCIALAQTWLSCPPFRGRRYRKLNYPRKTDGRDVKAGECIDDEDQRIAWEIAHLPGVGAYALDSWRIFCRDELRGLAKDWRGNGAASAGFVPEWKSVLPQDKELRAYLTWMWLKEGLIWDRETGHTVKASEKVMRAARRGTTAHIEEGNWVLETSPVKRG; this is translated from the exons ATGGCGAGAATAGGTCGTGAAGAGAAGGGGATTTCGCCCTTCTTTTATTTCGCTAAATCTGTCCCTTGCAAGCCTAAGAccaagagcaggaagaaaaCGACGAGCAGGACAAGCACCAACAATCGCGCAGTCAAAGAGCCGACCAACCTCTTGATCACGAAGGCTGAACTCAGTGACAACGCCCAGGTCAACTTCAACAAGAAGGAACTCGAGTCCGTGCCCAAGCCGATATTGTTACCATCCTTCGGAGGAAACCCAGACAACGGAAAACATGAAGGACGTGGTGGTGACATCAACCTCGATGCGGACCCCTTAAACTCTACAGATTTCGATGATGATACATACTCGCCTCTTTTGAGATTCATTTGCGAGCACAGTTTCATGCGGAACAAACATTACCCTGTCTCATTGTCCTCGCGTCAACAGTTCGTCCGGGATGTACATGAGGAGGCTGGTGAGCTAGGAtacaaggagaaagaagtTAATAGGGTGCTCCTTGATATCAAGCGCTATTACCTGAAGAGTGTTggatctgcagctgcattTTCGGAGGGAATAGAGTTCGGAGACGAGATTGATGACTCTGATCCAGCTTCGCACGAATCCGAGGTGCCGAGCTCGAGTGATCAGCAGACTTTtaagcagaagagggacgAAGCCTTGACTAGGGCTGACAGCTTAGTGGGGAAACGACTTGTCAATACCACGAGCCTCTCCAGACGGACTGCGCTAACTCCCTGTGACGCCCTTGATCATGATGATGTAGCCGAGGAGGGGAAGCTGTCAAAATTTCAAAAGAAACGGAAACGAAAGCGTGAACGGAGGCAAAGTTCAGACCAGCCCTATTCTGAAGCCCACAAGGGGGCGAGAAAAACTGCGATTACCGTTGACCTTGAATCTGCAAAGGTTGCTTCTCTGAACAAGTCAGAGAAGCCACTGATTTGCGGCAAGGGCAAAATGCAAGAAGAGCCGCGAAATtggtcaaagaagaagatacaACGCACTGCTAGACGCCAATCATCGCAGTCCTCGATAGAGGTCCGCGACTGCAG AACCGATGATTTGCCGGGGGTGACAACCGGCAATGAGGTGAGGTCAAAATATTTTATGCACTCAAACATCGGAGACTTAAAAAACGGAAGAGCTGCTGAGATTGAATCATCGCCCCTGGTCCGCAAACATCGCTCCATGCCAGACCATGTCCTGAGCATGGCCGAGGACATGGGCATGCTTTCTGACATTTTGCTCTCCGACTCGACTTTGAGTGATGTACCCAGCGACATTGATTCCTTTCCTAATAGCCCCCGTGCGTCTCCTGATCGATCCCTATCACTTCAGCGCTGCCTCACGGAGAGCCTCGAGGAGGTAACCGGGATTCCAAGCGAACCTGTCACGCCTACACGATGCGTCATTCCCTGCGATGCGATGGAGCATACGCCCCACCCATTTGACCTTTCGTTAGATCGTATACTCATACCAGAAAAAAGACCCCGTCTTAAACCAACAAGGATATCACGCTATTTCCAGAGGCCGTTCGTTAACGAAGACTCTTGCCTGCCGTTCCCCCCAATCGATGCACCAAATTTTGGTTTAGTACAAGAGCAACTCGCCCACGATCCATTCCGCTTACTCCTCGCAACGATCTTCCTCAACCGAACACGTGGCGGCGTTGCGCTTCCCATCCTATTCCAGGTCTTCGACAGGTACCCCACGATCGAAGCAATGGCCGTGGCCAACCCACACGAGCTGGTATCCATGATCCACCGCCTCGGCTTTCAGAATCAGCGTGCAAGGAAATGTATCGCACTAGCGCAGACATGGCTGAGTTGTCCGCCTTTCCGTGGCAGACGGTACCGGAAACTCAACTATCCACGCAAGACTGACGGCCGGGACGTCAAAGCCGGTGAGTGtatcgacgacgaagatCAGCGGATAGCTTGGGAGATTGCGCACCTCCCTGGGGTGGGAGCTTATGCCTTGGATAGCTGGAGAATCTTCTGTCGGGATGAGTTACGGGGTCTGGCTAAGGACTGGAGAGGGAATGGTGCTGCGTCGGCTGGGTTCGTCCCCGAGTGGAAGTCAGTGCTGCCGCAGGATAAGGAACTTCGCGCTTATTTGACGTGGATGTGGTTGAAGGAGGGGCTTATCTGGGACCGGGAAACAGGGCACACTGTAAAAGCGAGCGAGAAGGTCATGCGCGCTGCGAGGCGTGGTACAACCGCTCACATTGAGGAGGGTAACTGGGTTCTTGAAACGTCGCCGGTCAAGCGGGGGTAG
- a CDS encoding uncharacterized protein (transcript_id=CADANIAT00004955) translates to MPGLDSASRSGTASFLESRTSLPYPSFSKAHSREAVGKPGVPTPDPTDLTEHNRDDEDKVDSKQQRPASQNAPPSPPLTSVDQHSRKGSTVDDKGEKTTEKVKDGKTKIRIKTELNRSSSSLRAKKDDSSKSSKVTVRPETPKSTSKRSSHSKDSPTRTTSHKSSRSKLDQERKRTTVSPSRSPPTVRDAGLGSANGSDATIAAPRRSPSRVKSPEKPPSRNQTRSSMSNRPASANRNRAPYEVAMEYGRPPTVGSTYGTPPPPPPPPDVPVSNPRVDYLLHNGGLDYQVPKSLLLSTAFGDQAQLQPHLAASKVFEPFSRLLDDYQTVMNKNGSLAVATGSRSVARRLLDRLEAVFARDISSESCRCLVCEQDELEDIPSGVSWGEVLELVSGRRELPNWPPFLLTAELGAADLSGEEHIPMQKLDIDVPEEYRDHFLRQSRKTKLAVDKWLSEQVEQPTSAPEEVDDETLTFAMLTHLGTEQRPIFRALLGISSTSPTPRPDGQPRERPAALISSSYAIQRLYRLPSRPRDSETAMYMLNNPGIHHVLATLAAISDDEWDILISGRFDGFLRSGAEDSLPNGTPNRWSHSRSNTPFSAGGRMSRGPTPSPLDRPMSQPYGGPGSPGSFGGPIALDEEMEIAALAEVEREIYAGMEALEDAFEALHCKAEAVRLALRERGAGLSIANQNRRGTYVEARLGTPASQYPWESGTDDDFLDDTYSLAPDDSASNISSNRRRRPKRRTERRTPAPVEEEDEGEEGEAVGRRDSRNSRRR, encoded by the coding sequence ATGCCTGGGCTCGACAGCGCCAGCCGCTCCGGCACGGCCTCCTTCCTCGAATCCAGAACGAGCTTGCCGTACCCGAGTTTCTCGAAGGCTCACAGCAGGGAGGCCGTTGGCAAGCCGGGTGTTCCTACACCAGATCCGACCGACCTGACCGAACATAATCgggatgatgaagataaGGTGGATAGCAAACAACAGCGTCCTGCCAGTCAGAATGCGCCGCCGAGTCCGCCCTTAACGAGCGTAGACCAGCACTCGCGCAAAGGCAGCACGGTCGACGACAAAGGAGAGAAAACTACTGAGAAGGTAAAGGATGGAAAGACTAAAATCAGAATTAAGACAGAATTGAACCGGTCGTCTTCCAGCCTACGCGCAAAGAAGGATGATAGCAGCAAGTCCAGCAAGGTTACAGTACGGCCAGAAACTCCCAAGTCGACATCAAAACGGTCAAGCCATAGTAAAGACTCTCCAACTCGAACCACCAGCCACaagtcttccagatcaaaACTCGACCAGGAGCGCAAACGCACTACTGtctctccttctcgctcGCCGCCAACTGTTCGAGATGCAGGTCTGGGATCTGCGAACGGCTCCGACGCAACTATTGCGGCCCCTCGTCGTTCACCTTCTAGAGTCAAGAGTCCTGAGAAACCACCGTCTCGCAATCAAACGCGCTCTTCCATGTCAAATCGTCCGGCTTCCGCAAATCGCAATCGCGCGCCTTATGAGGTTGCGATGGAATATGGACGCCCACCAACCGTCGGCTCCACTTACGGCaccccgcctccgcctcctcctcccccagATGTCCCAGTCTCAAACCCACGCGTTGACTATCTCCTTCATAATGGAGGCTTGGATTACCAGGTTCCCAAGTCGCTCCTTCTAAGCACGGCATTCGGCGATCAAGCacagcttcagcctcatcTAGCGGCCAGTAAGGTTTTTGAGCCCTTCAGTCGACTCCTAGATGACTATCAAACTGTCATGAATAAGAATGGTTCACTCGCGGTGGCTACTGGGTCTCGTTCTGTGGCTCGTCGCCTTCTCGACCGACTGGAGGCCGTTTTTGCCCGCGATATATCATCAGAGTCATGCCGCTGCTTGGTGTGTGAGCAAGATGAGTTGGAGGATATCCCATCAGGCGTCAGTTGGGGTGAAGTGCTGGAGTTGGTTTCCGGGCGCCGGGAACTTCCTAATTGGCCGCCATTCCTACTCACAGCAGAACTGGGCGCCGCGGACCTGTCTGGTGAAGAGCATATTCCTATGCAGAAATTGGACATTGACGTTCCGGAAGAGTATCGTGACCATTTCCTTCGGCAGTCCCGGAAGACCAAACTCGCCGTTGATAAGTGGCTGTCTGAGCAAGTCGAACAGCCCACAAGTGCGCCGGAGGAGGTAGATGATGAGACATTGACCTTTGCCATGTTGACCCACCTTGGAACAGAGCAACGGCCCATATTTCGTGCCCTGCTTGGGATTTCGTCTACATCGCCTACTCCACGACCAGATGGACAGCCCCGAGAGCGACCTGCTGCTCTAATTTCCTCGTCCTATGCGATTCAACGCCTGTACCGTTTGCCGTCTCGACCCCGGGATTCCGAAACTGCGATGTACATGCTTAACAATCCTGGAATACACCATGTTCTAGCCACCCTCGCGGCCATCAGCGACGATGAATGGGATATACTGATATCAGGTCGTTTCGACGGATTCCTGCGCAGTGGAGCCGAGGACTCCTTACCCAACGGAACACCCAACCGCTGGAGCCACAGCCGATCGAACACCCCATTCAGCGCTGGTGGAAGGATGTCACGAGGTCCCACACCCAGTCCGCTCGACCGCCCAATGAGCCAACCTTACGGCGGTCCAGGATCGCCGGGCTCATTCGGAGGCCCGATAGCTCTAgacgaggagatggagattgCTGCATTGGCTGAAGTTGAGCGAGAGATCTACGCCGGTATGGAAGCCCTTGAAGACGCGTTTGAGGCCCTGCATTGTAAAGCAGAAGCTGTGCGTCTTGCTCTGCGTGAGCGTGGCGCGGGACTCTCTATAGCCAACCAGAATCGACGCGGGACATATGTTGAAGCGCGCCTGGGTACTCCGGCCTCGCAATACCCGTGGGAAAGCGGTACGGACGACGACTTTCTGGACGATACGTATTCACTCGCGCCGGATGACTCGGCTAGCAATATTAGCTCTAATCGCAGGCGGCGCCCGAAGCGACGCACTGAGCGCCGCACCCCGGCTcctgttgaggaggaagatgagggtGAAGAGGGCGAAGCTGTTGGGCGGCGTGACAGTCGAAACTCTAGAAGACGATAA